From the Panulirus ornatus isolate Po-2019 chromosome 46, ASM3632096v1, whole genome shotgun sequence genome, one window contains:
- the LOC139763393 gene encoding LOW QUALITY PROTEIN: uncharacterized protein (The sequence of the model RefSeq protein was modified relative to this genomic sequence to represent the inferred CDS: deleted 1 base in 1 codon) has translation MVVDGYKVWPSGRSQIEVWMDVNCAADGGGSVRQGHGWWQTVKRDGQKRSADPDDSQGSDDEWREEDRGTPHEEGVAQHPHTSTVPSIVVVQVQPSSAPMHRPDVAKVDALYPNPRPPSSSDTSSSRSLDTLPNSLRGSVSNLDSTHTHHTHTFADYSPCSANVASEESLAEVHVSRQREWPRLVVFSRRCGLVLSRCTEAARPPQESRQHLPPSLAYTRLGGCRKETLHWADRRLFSTMLGRDGDHQFAGQYNLGGSSTPISQRGAATVRAMADYENRIDTKNNPAWYSFGLVVVALRYLPERQELEVDIVQVTQLPPGKEHTSLDFQVRVSPGRRSQWTRGLKTGPSLSSYIFTAKCSFKVRSLCERSLVVSGFVSGGGGGAGGDQPHLTLGHGLVPNLAAQQLTPDTWCTFPVNLRHGSQVQDHLGVAQVSLSCLESSHGCYAFSADVTHVKNVKVQRLGHITNSRKTRTELWVHAVIVSGGKQKRCKISSTPLERPRSLDKQGWEAIFQHSCTISFSVPKDKAHLSCLILEVHGRVSRTVTSKEALLRKIMLGPEELFGGELMASSGQRTHPMGKDGEGRGGSATMSVPGDPLDARLTHWGQALRRKAKVEMWHRLQI, from the exons ATGGTTGTGGACGGTTATAAAGTGTGGCCTAGTGGACGGTCGCAGATAGAGGTATGGATGGATGTCAATTGTGCTGCGGATGGTGGTGGGTCGGTGAGGCAGGGCCATGGCTGGTGGCAGACAGTGAAGCGCGATGGTCAGAAACG GTCGGCCGACCCAGATGATTCGCAAGGGTCTGACGACGAATGGCGGGAGGAAGACCGAGGTACACCCCACGAGGAAGGGGTcgctcaacacccacacacctccactgTTCCTTCCATCGTCGTGGTGCAAGTCCAGCCCA GTTCGGCGCCCATGCATCGTCCTGACGTGGCCAAAGTTGACGCCCTCTACCCCAACCCCAGACCTCCCAGCTCCTCTgacacctccagcagcaggagcCTGGACACCTTGCCCAACAGTCTTCGTGGGAGTGTCAGTAACCTGgacagcacacacacccaccacacccacacctttgCCGACTACAGCCCTTGTTCAGCGAACGTCGCCAGCGAAGAGAGTTTAGCTGAAGTTCACGTCAGCCGCCAGCGT GAGTGGCCCCGGTTGGTGGTGTTCAGCAGACGTTGCGGTCTGGTTCTGAGCAGGTGCACG GAAGCGGCCCGCCCGCCCCAGGAGAGTCGTCAGCACCTACCCCCGTCTCTCGCCTACACCAGACTCGGTG GTTGTCGGAAGGAGACGCTACATTGGGCTGATCGGCGGCTGTTCTCGACAATGCTGGGCAGGGACGGTGACCATCAGTTCGCTGGACAGTACAATCTAGGGGGAAGTTCGACCCCGATCAGTCAGCGCGGCGCTGCGACCGTGCGGGCCATGGCAGACTACGAGAACCGT ATCGACACCAAAAACAACCCCGCGTGGTATTCCTTCggcttggtggtggtggccctcagGTACCTACCGGAAAGACAGGA GCTGGAGGTGGACATAGTGCAGGTGACGCAGTTACCCCCAGGGAAGGAGCACACCTCGCTGGACTTCCAG GTTCGTGTGTCGCCAGGCCGCAGGAGCCAGTGGACCAGGGGGTTGAAAACTGGGCCAAGCCTCTCATCCTACATTTTCACCGCCAAATGCAGCTTCAAG GTACGAAGCCTTTGTGAACGGTCGCTGGTGGTGTCTGGGTTCGTgtctggcggcggcggcggcgcgggTGGAGACCAGCCTCATCTGACGCTGGGTCATGGCTTGGTGCCTAACTTGGCCGCCCAGCAACTTACCCCAGACACGTGGTGCACCTTCCCAGTTAATCTGCGACACGGCTCCCAG gtcCAGGACCACCTTGGTGTGGCGCAGGTGTCACTTTCCTGCCTTGAGTCCTCCCACGGCTGCTACGCCTTCTCCGCCGATGTCACGCACGTCAAGAATGTCAAGGTCCAGCGGCTTGGACACATTACAAACTCCCGTAAGA CCCGGACAGAGCTATGGGTGCATGCAGTGATAGTGTCAGGGGGCAAGCAAAAGAGGTGCAAGATCAGTTCAACACCTCTAGAACGACCCAGAAGCCTTGATAAGCAGGGCTGGGAGGCTATATTTCAACATAGTTGCACCATTTCCTTCTCTGTACCCAAAGACAAGGCTCATCTGTCCTGCCTCATCCtcgag GTTCATGGCCGAGTAAGCCGTACTGTCACTTCCAAAGAGGCACTACTAAGGAAGATCATGTTAGGGCCTGAGGAACTGTTTGGTGGTGAACTGATGGCTTCAAGTGGACAGCGAACTCACCCGATGGGCAAAGATGGTGAGGGCCGAGGTGGCAGTGCCACAATGAGTGTGCCAGGGGACCCACTGGATGCCCGCCTCACACACTGGGGCCAGGCACTAAGACGCAAGGCAAAAGTTGAGATGTGGCATAGACTTCAAATCTGA